In Bradyrhizobium manausense, the sequence TGTAGCCGATATGCGCCGGCAACGAGGTCAGGATCTCGACCAGCTCGGCGCGCTCGGTCGGCGACAGGCCTGCCGCAGGCTCGTCGAACAGCACGAAGCGTGGAGCGCCGGCAAGCGCCAGCGCGATCTCGAGCTGGCGCTGCTGGCCGTGGGCGAGCTCGGCGACGCGCTGGTCCTTCACTGCGGCGAGGTGCACGGCTTGCACCAGACCGTCGGCTGCGTGCATCAGCGCGTCGTTCTGTCCAGAACGCAGGAACGAGAAACGCCCGCGCGAGACGCCGCGGCAGGCGAGGTAGACATTGTCCTGAACGGTGAGGCCGGGGAACAACGCTGAGATCTGATAGGTTCGCCTGAGCCCGCGGCGGATGCGCTCATAGGGCGGGAAGTGCGTGACGTCCTCGCCGAAGAAGCGGATCGTGCCCGACGTCGGAGGGAAGTCGCCGGTGATGCAGTTGA encodes:
- a CDS encoding ABC transporter ATP-binding protein, with the protein product MDSVAQRLSAVGAGAALELRGVTRLFGALAALTDVTITVRPGERRAVLGSNGAGKTTLFNCITGDFPPTSGTIRFFGEDVTHFPPYERIRRGLRRTYQISALFPGLTVQDNVYLACRGVSRGRFSFLRSGQNDALMHAADGLVQAVHLAAVKDQRVAELAHGQQRQLEIALALAGAPRFVLFDEPAAGLSPTERAELVEILTSLPAHIGYIIIEHDMDVALRVVESVTMMHNGRIFKEGAPEEIQSDPEVQELYLGGGHE